A single region of the Maylandia zebra isolate NMK-2024a linkage group LG17, Mzebra_GT3a, whole genome shotgun sequence genome encodes:
- the LOC101485029 gene encoding arg8-vasotocin receptor: protein MPLPSVSSCNATHQNCTDSSNFTQQLKRNDTDPFGRNEEVAKLEITVLSLAFVAAVVGNLSVLLAMYRARRKPSRMHLFMKHLCLADLVVAFFQVLPQLCWEVTFRFYGPDFLCRIVKHLQVLGMFASTYMMVMMTVDRYIAICHPLQTLQQPTQRAYIMIGSTWACSLVLSTPQYCIFSLSEVRPGSAVYDCWGHFVEPWGVRAYITWITVGIFVVPVAVLVFCYGFICRTIWRNLRYKTQRRKSAEASKSGMLSRSSVSSVSTISRAKLRTVKMTFVIVVAYVVCWAPFFTVQMWSVWDETFSWDDSENAAVTLSALLASLNSCCNPWIYMIFSGNLLSDFARSLPCCCHLRNRFHHQDSDSSIRRTTLLTRLQGQRPSEPVRDLNHTPKSCPPIPSAS, encoded by the exons ATGCCGCTCCCCTCGGTGAGCTCCTGCAATGCCACGCACCAAAACTGCACCGATAGCTCTAACTTTACGCAGCAGCTGAAGAGAAACGACACCGACCCGTTCGGACGTAACGAGGAGGTGGCCAAGCTCGAGATCACCGTGCTGAGCCTGGCGTTCGTGGCGGCGGTGGTGGGCAACCTGAGCGTGCTGCTCGCCATGTACCGAGCCCGGCGGAAACCGTCGCGCATGCACCTGTTTATGAAGCACCTGTGCCTGGCTGACCTGGTGGTGGCCTTCTTCCAGGTGCTGCCACAGCTCTGCTGGGAGGTCACGTTCCGCTTCTATGGGCCGGACTTCTTGTGCCGCATCGTGAAGCACCTGCAGGTGCTGGGCATGTTCGCCTCCACCTacatgatggtgatgatgaccGTGGACCGCTATATCGCCATCTGCCACCCGCTGCAGACGCTTCAGCAGCCCACGCAGCGCGCCTATATCATGATCGGCTCCACCTGGGCGTGCAGTCTGGTCCTCAGCACCCCACAGTACTGCATCTTCTCCCTGAGCGAGGTGCGCCCCGGCTCAGCCGTCTACGACTGCTGGGGGCACTTCGTGGAGCCGTGGGGGGTTCGCGCGTACATCACCTGGATCACGGTCGGGATCTTCGTGGTGCCCGTGGCCGTGCTCGTGTTCTGCTACGGATTTATCTGCCGTACGATCTGGAGGAACCTCAGATACAAAACCCAGAGAAGAAAGAGCGCGGAGGCCAGCAAAAGCGGGATGCTGAGCCGGAGCTCGGTGAGCAGCGTCAGCACCATCTCCCGTGCCAAATTACGCACGGTCAAGATGACCTTTGTGATCGTGGTGGCGTACGTGGTGTGCTGGGCGCCTTTCTTCACGGTGCAAATGTGGTCGGTGTGGGATGAGACATTCTCCTGGGACG ACTCTGAGAATGCCGCTGTGACGCTCTCCGCCCTGCTGGCCAGCCTCAACAGCTGCTGCAACCCCTGGATCTACATGATCTTCAGCGGTAACCTGCTGTCGGACTTCGCCCGCAGCCTGCCGTGCTGTTGCCACCTGCGAAACCGGTTCCACCACCAGGATTCGGACAGCAGCATCCGCCGGACCACGCTGCTGACCCGCCTGCAGGGTCAACGCCCTTCAGAGCCTGTCAGAGACCTCAACCACACCCCCAAAAGCTGCCCGCCAATCCCATCTGCATCCTGA